The Rhodoflexus caldus genome includes a window with the following:
- the ccoS gene encoding cbb3-type cytochrome oxidase assembly protein CcoS: MSVIFLLIGISITVALIFLGIFIWSVRSGQYDDSYTPSVRMLFDDELKKQSTTEIK; this comes from the coding sequence ATGAGCGTCATTTTTCTACTTATTGGAATCAGTATTACAGTGGCTCTGATTTTCTTAGGCATATTCATTTGGTCGGTTCGCAGCGGGCAGTACGATGACAGCTACACGCCCAGCGTACGGATGCTTTTTGATGATGAACTGAAAAAACAATCAACCACTGAAATAAAGTAA